The window TGTCCGACACCGAGGTGGTGCTCATGACCGGCCAGGCCAGCCTGGAAACCTCCATCCGTGCGCTGCGGCTGGGCGCGGCCGACTACCTGGTCAAGCCGGTCAATCCGCAGCACCTCAAGGGTCTGCTGTCGCGGCTCATCCGTCCCTCCAAGCTGCGGGCGGAGCTGGCGGAGGTGACCGAGCACTGGCGCGAGACGGGCCGCTTCGGACCGCTGATCGGCGCCTCGGCGGCCATGCAGAGCATCTACCGCCAGATTGCCCGGGTTGCCGAGACGGCGGTGAGTGTCTTCATCCACGGCGAGAGCGGCACCGGCAAGGAGCTGGTGGCGAAGGCAGTGCACGATCTCAGCCGGCGGCGCGAGCAGCCTTTTCTTGCCGTCAATTGCGGCGCAATTTCGCCGCACCTGATCGAGAGCGAAATCTTTGGACACGAGCGCGGCAGCTTCACGGGCGCGGAGCGCCAGCACCAGGGCTTCTTCGAGCGGGCGCACGGCGGCACCCTGTTCCTCGACGAGGTGACCGAGATGCCGCTCAACCTCCAGGTCAAGCTGTTGCGCGTGCTGGAGAACGGCACCTTCATGCGCGTGGGCTCCACGCAGCTGCAGCAGACCGACGTGCGCATCATCGCGGCCACCAACCGCGACGCCGCAGACGCCGTGATGCGCGGCGCGCTGCGCGAAGACCTGCTGTACCGGCTCAACGTGTTCCCGATCTCGCTGCCTCCCCTGCGGGAGCGAGACGGCGACGTCCCGCTCCTGGCCCGCAGCTTTCTCGACGACCTGCAGCGACAGGAGCAGTCGACCAAGCGTTTCACGCCCGAGGCGATGGAGCGGCTCAAGGCCTACCCCTGGCCGGGCAACGTGCGGGAGCTGCGCAATGCCGTGCAGCGCGCGTGGGTCATGGCGACAGGCCCGGAGATCGACGACGAATGGCTGCCGAAGCCGGCCGGCGCAGGGGCGCCGACGCCGGCGCGCCGGCCGGGCGCCGAGCCGCAGCTGTCCGAGGCGCCGGTGGGCGGCCATCGGGAGCTCAGCATCCGCGTCGGGACACCGCTCGCGGAGGTGGAGCGGCAGATCATCCTGGCCACCTTCGAGTTCTGCGGGCAGCACAAGGAGCGCACGGCGGCACTGCTGGGCATCAGCATGAAGACGCTCTACAACCGGTTGAAGGAATACCGGCTCTGAGCCGCTGCCGCAGGCATGCCGCTTGCCGGGCGCAGGAATGCGCATCCTCGTTCATCTTTCGCGCAGGACGGGAGCCATTTCATGAGCACCGTCTCCGACCACATGACGCGCGGCGTCCGTGCAATGTCGCCGCGGGATACCGCCCAGGCCGCAGCCCAGGTGATGGCGGAGCTCGATGTGGCCGTGATCCCGGTCTGCGATGCCGGCCGGCTGGTGGGCATGGTCAGCGACCGCGACATCACGGTACGCGGCGTTGCCCGCGGGCTGCCGCCGGCCCATACGCGGCTGGGCTATCTGATGAGTGCCGAGCTGCTCTCATGCTATGAGGACGAGTCGATCGACGACGTAGTCGAGCGCATGCGCCACGCGCGGGTGCGGCGCCTGCCGGTGGTCGACCGCCGCCGGCGGCTGGTCGGCATGCTGTTGCTGGGCGAGCAGAGCGAGCTTCACGCCTGGCCGCCCTGACGCGACCGGTGCCCACCTTCGCTACGAAGCGCCGCGCTGCTGCAGCAGCTGCGCCATCGCGTCGATCAACCGCTCCGCCTCGATCGGCTTGCTCAGGTGCAGGTCGAAGCCGCGCGCCAGCAGGTTCATGCCTTCCGTCTGGCTGCCCCAGCCGGTGAGCGCGATCACCACCAGCTTTTCGCTCGAGGGCATCGCGCGCAGCCGCTCGGCCACCTCGATGCCGTTCATGCCCGGCATGCCGATGTCCAGCACGGCCACGTCGGGCATCGCGGACTCGGCCGCGAGCAGCGCTTGCTGGCCGCTGGCGGCCACTGTCGCCTCGTGTCCCTCGGATTTCAGCAGCATGGACAGGGTCCACGCGGCGTCTTCGTTATCGTCGACGATCAGCACCCGCGTCCTGCCGAGCCGGGCGGGAGCCGCCGGCGGCGGCGCTGGCGACGCAGCCGCCGGACCGCTGCCGAGCGGCAGCCGCACGCGGAAGCGGCTGCCCTTGCCGAGGCCCTCGCTTTCCGCCTCCACCTGGCCGCCGTGCAGCCTGACGATGTTGCGCACCAGCGCGAGCCCCACGCCCAGGCCGTCGTTGTTGCGGTGCGCCGCGGCCGGCCCCTGGGCGTAGAGATCGAAGATGCGATCGATGGTCTCGGGCGCCATGCCGACGCCGTTGTCGCTCACGACGATCGCCACCTCGGCATTGTCCGTTTCCACCTGCAGCGACACCTCGCCGCCCGGCGCCGTGTATTTCGCCGCGTTGGTCAGCAGGTTGACGAGAACCTGCGCCATGCGCAGCGGATCGACCCGCACGTAGACCGGCTCGTCCGGCAGGCGTGTCGACAGCTTGTGCTCCCCGGCCTTCAGCAGCGGCTCGGCCGTCTCCAGGGCGCCCTCGACCACGCTGGAGAGCGCCACGTCCTGCAGGTGCAACTCGAGCTGCCCCACGGTCAGGCGAGACACATCGAGCAGGTCGTCGAGCAGGACCTTCATGGTGCGGGACTGTCGCCGGACGATGCGTGAGGCCTGGTCTCGCTGCGGCGGCGTGCTCGATTCGTCCGTCAGCAGCGCGGCGGCGCTGGTCACGGCGGCCAGCGGGTTGCGCAGTTCGTGCGAAAGCACGGCCAGGAAGCGGTCCTTGGCGGCATCGGCCTGCTCCAGCCGGGCGCGGGCGGCCTCGTTCTCCTGCAGCGCATCCATCAGCTCGGCCTGGCTGCGCTTGAGCGCGGCCTGCGCCTCGCGCGCCTGCGTCTGGTCGCGCAGGATCTTCACGAAGCCGACCGGCTCGCCGGAGCTTCCCTCCATGCGCATCATCGTGCCGCTGCCCCAGAAGCGGCTGCCATCCTTGCGCAGGTGAAAGCGCTCGTCGACCGCCCTCCCCTCAGCCAGCGCGGTCTGGGCCTCCTGCACCGGCGCCCCGGCGCGCCGGTCCTCGTCGGTGAAGATGATGTCGGCACGCCGTCCCAGCACCTCGGCCTCGGCGTAGCCGAGCAGTTGCTGTGCGCCCTTGTTCCAGCTGGTGATGGTGCGCTCGAGGTCGGTGGAGAAGATGGCGTAGTCGCGCGCGTTCTCCACCACCAGGCGCAGCCTTTCCTCGCTGCCGCGTAGCGCTTCCGCCGCCTCCCTGGCCTCGCCGATATTGCGCACCGTGGCGGTGCCGCCGGCCACGGCGTCGTGGGCGTCGCGGATCGGAGACACCGTGAGCGACACGTGGATGGCGCTGCCGTCCTTGGCGCGCTGCACCGTTTCGAGCGCCTCGATGCCTTGCCCGTTGGCGATCTGCTGGAGAAGGCGCGCCGTGTCGCTCTCCTCGCCCGCCAGCAGGTCGAGCGGCTGGCCCACGGCTTCCTCGGAAAGGTAGCCGAACACGCGGCGCGCGCCGGCGTTCCAGCTCACGATCCGGCCGTCCAGCGAGAAGCTGATGATCGCGTCCATCGAGGAGGCCACCACGGCCGACAGCCACTGGCTCACCTGCTCGGCCTTCTTGCGTTCGCTGATGTCGATGAATGAAAGCACGACGCCGGCGATGCGGTCCTCGGCCGCCCGATAGGGCGACAGCCGCGCCAGGAACCAGCTGCCGTCAGGGCGCCCCACTTCGCGTTCGATGGGCACGAGCCGGTCGAGCACCTGCTGCGCATCGGCGCCCATCTCCGGGTACTGCAGCTTGGACGTCAGGTCGCTCAGGGGCCGGCCCAGGTCGCCCGGGAGCAGGCTGAACAACCGCACCGCCGTGGGCGTGTAGCGGGTGATGCACAGCTCGCGGTCCAGGAAGATGGTGGCGATGGCGGTGGCATCCATCAGGTTCTGCATGTCGCTGTTGGCATGCGCGAGCTCGTCGACCTTGGTCTTGAGCTCGTGGTTGACGGTGACCAGCTCCTCGTTGATGGACTGCAGCTCCTCGCGGCTGGTCTCCAGTTCCTCGGTGGCCGAGCGCAGCTCCTCGTTGATCGCCTGCAGTTCCTCGTTGCTCGCCTTCAGCTCCTGCGTCGAGCTCTCGTATTGCTCGACGGTGTCGCGCAGGTGCGTGCGCATGCGCTCGAGCTCCTGATCGAGCTGGGTGATCAGCGGCGAGTGTGCGTGCGCCTCCGGCGCCGGCGTTGTCGAGGGCGCTGCGCCGGGCGCGTCGATGCCGAAGAGCACCAGGGTCATGTCGTGGTGTCCGTCCTTCACCGGTACCACCCGCATGGAAAGCGCATGCGCCTCGCCGCCCACCGGCGCCTGCACCTTCGGCGTCTCGACCATCTCCCCGGCCTGGGCCCGGTGCAGTGCGGCGCGCAACTCGATGCGCAGCGTCGAAGGGACCAGGCGCAGCAGGTTGCGGGTCGGCTCGCCGCCCGTGTGCTGCAGCAGCTGCGCCGCGCTGGCGGACATGTGCACGATGTCGTGCTCGGCGTCGATCAGCACCGAGGGGGGACCGAGGTGTTCCAGCAGCTTCAGGTGCAGCTCGCCCCAGGAGGAGCCTCTCGTGGCCGGGTTGTTCGCGCGGCGTCCGGTGATCAGGTTCTGCTGCTCGAACACCCGCCCGGCGATGACGGGCGCCTGCGGCACCGCGTGGCGGGCGTCCAGCGCCAGGGCCAGGGTGCTGGGCCCGCTGGGGACCGGCACGCCCACGCGCGGCACGGCCCGCGGTGCGTAGATGCGGTGCTTCTTGTCGATGACAGTGAAGAACTGGCTCCCCTCGTCCACGGCCTCCGAGGTGCCGAGGAACAGCCGCCCCCCCGGCAGCAACGCGAAGTGCAGCACCTCGAAGACGCGCGCCTGGGCTTGCGGGTCCAGGTAGATCAGCAGGTTGCGGCAGGTGACCAGGTCCAGCCGCGAGAAGGGCGAGTCCTTGAGCAGGTCGTGCGTCGCGAAGAGCACCGTCTCGCGCAGCTCCCGCCGCAAGCGGTAGGCGCCGTGTTCCTTCACGAAGAAGCGGCGCAGGCGCTCCGACGACACGTCGGCCTCGATGGCCGCGGGGTAGACGGCGTCGCGCGCGACCTGCACGGCGTTCTCGTCGAGGTCGGTGGCGAACACCTGGATGGTCGGCGACACGTCGAGCGTGCGCGCGTGCTCGGCCAGGAGCATGGCGATCGAGTAGGCCTCCTCACCGGTCGCGCAGGCCGCCACCCACACCCGCACCGTGTCGTTCGGCCCCTTGCCGACGAACAGCTCGGCCAGGTGCGGCGTCAGCGCCTCGAAGCACTCGGCGTCGCGGAAGAAGTTGGTGACGCTGATGAGCAGGTCCTGCAGCAGCGCACCGGCTTCGCCGGCCCGCGTTCGCAGGCAGCTCAGGTAGGCCGCGAGGTCGCTGACGCCATTGACCTGCATGCGCCGGCCGATCCGGCGCACGATGGTGGCGCGCTTGTAGTACGAGAAATCTCGGCCGGTGCGCGCGCGCAGGAAACCGAGGATGTCGCGCAGGATGGCCTCGTCGGGATTCGCGGGCGGCTCCCGGGCCGGCTGCGCGCCCTCTTCAGGCGGCAGCCGCAGCCTCTTCTCGATGTTGTAGTAGTCCAGCAGGCGGTCGGCCATGTGCGCCACCGGCAGCACCCAGTCGACCATGCCGGTCGCGATGGCCGCATCCGGCATGCTGCCGTGCTGTGCCTCGTTCGGGTCCTGCGCGATCGTGAGTCCGCCACGCTCCTTGATGCGCTTGATGCCGATGGCACCGTCACCGTCGCCGCCGGACAGCACGATGGCCGCCGAATGGGGGCCGTGGGTGTCCGCCAGGGCACGAAAGAAGTAGTCGACGGCCATGCGGCGGCCGGCCTGCGACTCCAGCTCCGCCAGCCGCAGATAGCCGTTGGCCGATCGGATGGCCTTGCCCGGCGGGATGACGTAGACCGTGTTGG is drawn from Variovorax sp. PBS-H4 and contains these coding sequences:
- a CDS encoding sigma-54-dependent transcriptional regulator, translated to MGHALIVEDDEDSGRMLATLVKREGHSVATAMTLGAARRYLAMQQPDLLLLDLHLPDGNGLDLFEDRGLLSDTEVVLMTGQASLETSIRALRLGAADYLVKPVNPQHLKGLLSRLIRPSKLRAELAEVTEHWRETGRFGPLIGASAAMQSIYRQIARVAETAVSVFIHGESGTGKELVAKAVHDLSRRREQPFLAVNCGAISPHLIESEIFGHERGSFTGAERQHQGFFERAHGGTLFLDEVTEMPLNLQVKLLRVLENGTFMRVGSTQLQQTDVRIIAATNRDAADAVMRGALREDLLYRLNVFPISLPPLRERDGDVPLLARSFLDDLQRQEQSTKRFTPEAMERLKAYPWPGNVRELRNAVQRAWVMATGPEIDDEWLPKPAGAGAPTPARRPGAEPQLSEAPVGGHRELSIRVGTPLAEVERQIILATFEFCGQHKERTAALLGISMKTLYNRLKEYRL
- a CDS encoding CBS domain-containing protein, which encodes MSTVSDHMTRGVRAMSPRDTAQAAAQVMAELDVAVIPVCDAGRLVGMVSDRDITVRGVARGLPPAHTRLGYLMSAELLSCYEDESIDDVVERMRHARVRRLPVVDRRRRLVGMLLLGEQSELHAWPP
- a CDS encoding CheR family methyltransferase, giving the protein MNDLTPDHFEEEHSELIDNAVPTRGYALTPLVGLGGSAGAIQALQAFLETVPPESGLAFVVVLHLAAERESILAEILQRATPMQVVQVQKTSKVVPNTVYVIPPGKAIRSANGYLRLAELESQAGRRMAVDYFFRALADTHGPHSAAIVLSGGDGDGAIGIKRIKERGGLTIAQDPNEAQHGSMPDAAIATGMVDWVLPVAHMADRLLDYYNIEKRLRLPPEEGAQPAREPPANPDEAILRDILGFLRARTGRDFSYYKRATIVRRIGRRMQVNGVSDLAAYLSCLRTRAGEAGALLQDLLISVTNFFRDAECFEALTPHLAELFVGKGPNDTVRVWVAACATGEEAYSIAMLLAEHARTLDVSPTIQVFATDLDENAVQVARDAVYPAAIEADVSSERLRRFFVKEHGAYRLRRELRETVLFATHDLLKDSPFSRLDLVTCRNLLIYLDPQAQARVFEVLHFALLPGGRLFLGTSEAVDEGSQFFTVIDKKHRIYAPRAVPRVGVPVPSGPSTLALALDARHAVPQAPVIAGRVFEQQNLITGRRANNPATRGSSWGELHLKLLEHLGPPSVLIDAEHDIVHMSASAAQLLQHTGGEPTRNLLRLVPSTLRIELRAALHRAQAGEMVETPKVQAPVGGEAHALSMRVVPVKDGHHDMTLVLFGIDAPGAAPSTTPAPEAHAHSPLITQLDQELERMRTHLRDTVEQYESSTQELKASNEELQAINEELRSATEELETSREELQSINEELVTVNHELKTKVDELAHANSDMQNLMDATAIATIFLDRELCITRYTPTAVRLFSLLPGDLGRPLSDLTSKLQYPEMGADAQQVLDRLVPIEREVGRPDGSWFLARLSPYRAAEDRIAGVVLSFIDISERKKAEQVSQWLSAVVASSMDAIISFSLDGRIVSWNAGARRVFGYLSEEAVGQPLDLLAGEESDTARLLQQIANGQGIEALETVQRAKDGSAIHVSLTVSPIRDAHDAVAGGTATVRNIGEAREAAEALRGSEERLRLVVENARDYAIFSTDLERTITSWNKGAQQLLGYAEAEVLGRRADIIFTDEDRRAGAPVQEAQTALAEGRAVDERFHLRKDGSRFWGSGTMMRMEGSSGEPVGFVKILRDQTQAREAQAALKRSQAELMDALQENEAARARLEQADAAKDRFLAVLSHELRNPLAAVTSAAALLTDESSTPPQRDQASRIVRRQSRTMKVLLDDLLDVSRLTVGQLELHLQDVALSSVVEGALETAEPLLKAGEHKLSTRLPDEPVYVRVDPLRMAQVLVNLLTNAAKYTAPGGEVSLQVETDNAEVAIVVSDNGVGMAPETIDRIFDLYAQGPAAAHRNNDGLGVGLALVRNIVRLHGGQVEAESEGLGKGSRFRVRLPLGSGPAAASPAPPPAAPARLGRTRVLIVDDNEDAAWTLSMLLKSEGHEATVAASGQQALLAAESAMPDVAVLDIGMPGMNGIEVAERLRAMPSSEKLVVIALTGWGSQTEGMNLLARGFDLHLSKPIEAERLIDAMAQLLQQRGAS